From Salinicoccus roseus, the proteins below share one genomic window:
- a CDS encoding AzlD domain-containing protein yields MILLIAALFAATIITRILPAFIIGKFSLPEWIVTYLNYIPYAALGVLIFPGILTAVERPVHGLLGGIFAVMLAVLRVPLFFIVLGSIVFVYIIML; encoded by the coding sequence TTGATTCTGCTCATCGCCGCCCTTTTTGCTGCCACCATCATAACACGTATACTGCCGGCATTTATCATAGGCAAGTTCTCCCTGCCGGAGTGGATTGTTACATACTTGAATTATATACCCTATGCCGCCCTCGGGGTACTGATTTTTCCTGGAATCCTCACTGCTGTGGAGCGGCCGGTCCATGGGCTGCTCGGCGGCATATTCGCAGTCATGCTTGCGGTGCTCCGGGTGCCGCTCTTCTTCATTGTGCTGGGAAGCATCGTTTTCGTTTACATCATCATGCTATAG
- the murJ gene encoding murein biosynthesis integral membrane protein MurJ: MKKAVILLMVLTIVSKVSGFLRDLTLAYFYGASEISDVFLLAISIPTIVFGVIAAGISTGYIPLYSRIENKLGERAGIEYTNNLINVLMVLTTVLVALALIFTEYLVKIFAIGFEGETLALAVMFTRFSIFGVYFTIIIRILSAYLNYKKVFAVPSLIGIPMNLVLIAAIAISSRTEWLYVLAMANVVALFIQFLIIVAAAYRYAFRFQAVFQPKDRHIKEMAALAFPVILGSSVSQINRLVDRSLASWISVGGISSLNYANTMNTAFLGIFVSSFVTVFYPDISRKAAKGDMEGLKYTMNQTIIGVLLLIIPVTAGALAFAEPIVRFLFGRGAFDETAVILTTSAFFFYSIGLIGTGVNLILTRVFYALQDTKSPMINSSIGMGINVGLNFTLAPLLGIGGLALATSISALITVILLTQGLRRKLGRLNLTKLVPSILKIVMAAGISTLIALMLYGAAEGVLGMNISLVIAVSVMGLLYFSAVYLMKIEGADIFIKGIMRRFKRKRN, translated from the coding sequence ATGAAAAAAGCAGTCATTCTACTGATGGTGCTTACCATCGTCTCCAAAGTATCGGGATTCCTGAGGGACCTGACACTGGCATACTTCTATGGCGCCTCCGAAATCAGTGACGTCTTCCTGCTCGCTATCAGCATCCCGACCATTGTCTTCGGCGTCATTGCCGCAGGCATCTCCACAGGTTATATACCGCTCTATTCACGCATTGAAAACAAGCTTGGGGAACGGGCCGGCATTGAATATACGAACAACCTGATCAATGTTCTGATGGTGCTCACAACAGTGCTCGTAGCACTCGCCCTGATCTTCACCGAATATCTGGTGAAGATCTTCGCAATCGGTTTCGAGGGGGAGACCCTCGCACTTGCAGTTATGTTCACCCGCTTCAGCATCTTCGGCGTCTACTTCACCATCATCATCCGCATTTTGAGTGCATACCTCAATTATAAGAAGGTCTTTGCCGTCCCTTCCCTGATCGGCATACCGATGAACCTGGTACTGATCGCCGCCATCGCCATCAGCAGCAGGACGGAATGGCTCTATGTACTTGCCATGGCGAATGTCGTCGCGCTGTTCATACAGTTCCTCATCATCGTCGCCGCCGCATACAGGTATGCCTTCAGATTCCAGGCAGTCTTCCAGCCAAAGGACAGGCACATCAAGGAGATGGCTGCCCTCGCCTTCCCGGTCATACTGGGATCGAGCGTGTCCCAGATCAACCGGCTGGTGGACCGCTCGCTGGCTTCCTGGATATCAGTCGGGGGGATCTCCTCCCTCAACTATGCCAATACGATGAACACCGCCTTCCTTGGAATCTTCGTCTCATCATTCGTGACGGTCTTCTATCCGGACATCTCCAGGAAAGCTGCAAAGGGTGATATGGAGGGACTTAAATATACGATGAATCAGACGATCATCGGCGTATTGCTGCTGATCATCCCCGTCACGGCGGGGGCATTGGCATTCGCCGAACCGATCGTACGCTTCCTGTTCGGACGGGGTGCATTCGATGAGACGGCAGTCATCCTCACGACTTCCGCCTTCTTCTTCTACTCCATCGGGTTGATCGGGACCGGCGTCAATCTGATTCTGACCCGTGTATTCTATGCCCTGCAGGACACTAAGTCCCCGATGATCAACAGTTCAATCGGCATGGGCATCAATGTTGGGCTGAACTTTACGCTTGCCCCGCTGCTCGGCATCGGAGGGCTCGCCCTGGCCACGAGCATCTCCGCCCTCATCACAGTCATCCTGCTTACACAGGGACTCCGCAGGAAGCTTGGCCGCCTGAACCTGACCAAACTCGTCCCTTCGATCCTGAAGATAGTCATGGCTGCAGGCATTTCAACATTGATTGCCCTGATGCTTTACGGGGCGGCTGAAGGTGTGCTCGGCATGAACATCAGTCTGGTCATTGCAGTCTCTGTAATGGGGCTGCTGTATTTCTCTGCAGTATATCTAATGAAGATAGAGGGCGCCGACATATTCATCAAAGGCATCATGAGAAGATTCAAAAGAAAAAGGAATTAG
- a CDS encoding gamma-glutamyltransferase family protein: MNHYSYPYMNRRFSTYAKNGMVATTHPLATEAGIEVMKQGGNAMDAAIATAATLTVVEPTSNGIGGDAFMIAWMNGKLHGMNASGRSPRKLSMEEIRKRGFSEMPKFGWLPVNVPGVPKAWATLINDFGNLTLKEVLAPAIRAASEGFAITPVTAKYWQAAYSNYSREAENFEEIKPWLDIFGTVSAGEIKTLPHHAETLRDIAETDGKSVYKGALADRIIRYSNETGGLLSHEDLEGFEVDYVEPISIGYKGHEIHEIPPNGQGITALMALGMLKDDMFGALDARTYHHQIEAIKQAFADTTTYVADPDHMKVGVSQLLDAAYLKARRGEIKEEAELRHHGDLPEGGTVYLATADGEGNMVSYIQSNYMGFGSGVVIPETGLALHNRGHNFSMDENHANFVEGGKKPFHTIIPGFITKGDRPVGPFGVMGAFMQPQGHLQVAMNLIDYNMNPQSALDAPRWQFKSGMDVEVEDRFDPDIARALARRGHKISVNLEPNSFGRGQVIIRGEDGALIGGTESRTDGSISIY; encoded by the coding sequence ATGAATCATTACAGTTATCCATATATGAACCGGCGCTTCAGTACATACGCCAAGAACGGCATGGTCGCAACGACACATCCACTGGCCACGGAAGCAGGCATCGAAGTGATGAAGCAGGGCGGAAATGCCATGGACGCAGCCATCGCAACTGCAGCCACCCTGACGGTCGTAGAACCGACGAGCAACGGCATTGGAGGAGACGCCTTCATGATCGCTTGGATGAACGGCAAGCTGCACGGGATGAATGCAAGCGGACGTTCGCCACGAAAATTGAGCATGGAGGAGATCCGGAAGCGCGGCTTCAGCGAAATGCCGAAATTCGGCTGGCTGCCGGTCAATGTACCGGGGGTGCCGAAGGCATGGGCGACGCTCATCAACGACTTCGGCAACCTGACACTGAAGGAAGTGCTGGCGCCAGCCATCCGTGCAGCAAGTGAAGGATTTGCGATTACACCGGTCACAGCGAAATATTGGCAGGCCGCCTACAGCAACTACAGCAGGGAGGCCGAAAACTTCGAGGAGATCAAACCATGGCTCGATATCTTCGGAACCGTGTCGGCGGGTGAGATAAAGACATTGCCGCATCATGCAGAAACCCTTCGGGACATTGCAGAAACTGACGGAAAAAGCGTGTATAAAGGAGCGCTTGCGGACAGGATCATCCGTTACAGCAATGAAACAGGCGGACTTCTCTCCCATGAGGACCTCGAAGGTTTCGAGGTGGATTATGTGGAGCCGATCAGCATCGGCTATAAGGGGCATGAAATCCACGAGATTCCACCAAACGGTCAGGGCATCACTGCACTGATGGCACTTGGCATGCTGAAGGATGATATGTTCGGTGCACTTGATGCGCGCACATACCATCATCAGATTGAGGCCATCAAGCAGGCGTTCGCTGACACGACGACATACGTTGCCGATCCCGATCATATGAAAGTGGGCGTCTCGCAACTGCTTGACGCAGCATATCTGAAGGCGCGCCGCGGTGAGATCAAAGAAGAAGCGGAATTGAGGCATCATGGCGATCTGCCCGAGGGCGGCACCGTCTACCTTGCAACGGCGGATGGAGAAGGGAACATGGTCTCCTACATCCAGAGCAACTACATGGGCTTCGGTTCCGGCGTCGTCATTCCTGAAACGGGGCTCGCCCTCCACAATAGAGGGCACAATTTCTCGATGGACGAGAATCACGCCAATTTTGTCGAAGGCGGAAAGAAGCCCTTCCATACGATCATCCCGGGCTTCATTACGAAAGGGGACAGGCCGGTCGGTCCATTCGGCGTGATGGGTGCCTTCATGCAGCCGCAGGGCCATCTGCAGGTGGCGATGAACCTGATCGACTACAATATGAACCCGCAGAGTGCACTCGATGCTCCGAGGTGGCAGTTCAAGTCCGGCATGGATGTCGAGGTCGAGGACCGGTTTGATCCGGATATCGCCCGGGCACTCGCCAGGCGCGGACATAAGATCAGCGTGAACCTCGAACCGAACAGTTTCGGACGGGGGCAGGTCATCATACGTGGGGAGGATGGCGCCCTGATCGGGGGCACTGAATCCCGGACGGATGGCTCAATATCCATATACTAG
- a CDS encoding Rho termination factor N-terminal domain-containing protein: MENAKTYLKNYNMNDLKRLARTISVKGFSKYKKEELIDAIIEQQHTSETATYAYKYIDDRSFATWKESADHLQEYYRLEDIFGLYIMGYAFEDPEREDNFFLAEGVPGLFGEVDSEENREARLEIQRKLNLIRAALHLYGIVSFDQLIHLFRKYYSMEMSGEEIVEFLEKSPYDISIDQDKQQIVIDDMNYAQYEMVRKLQGDRPYYEPEFAKFIKFSDPNYIDESKHHRQLKEWVKANVDVPAGKHHSIYISLLQLIMQGSKRDEIVQYLMTLNVEFSNVETQRGFFDMIAGIVENTRHFKYRGHKESELKTQTVVKEVKVGRNDPCPCGSGKKYKKCCGR, from the coding sequence ATGGAAAATGCTAAAACCTATTTGAAAAATTATAATATGAACGATCTGAAGCGGCTGGCGCGTACTATATCAGTCAAGGGGTTTTCCAAGTACAAGAAGGAGGAACTGATTGATGCGATAATAGAGCAGCAGCATACTTCCGAGACGGCGACGTATGCCTACAAGTACATTGATGACCGTTCATTCGCGACGTGGAAGGAATCTGCGGATCATCTCCAGGAGTACTACAGGCTGGAAGACATCTTCGGCCTGTACATCATGGGCTACGCATTCGAGGACCCTGAGCGGGAGGACAACTTCTTCCTCGCAGAAGGGGTGCCCGGTCTTTTCGGTGAAGTGGACAGCGAAGAGAACCGTGAAGCGCGTCTCGAGATCCAGCGTAAGCTCAACCTCATCCGTGCAGCCCTGCACCTGTACGGCATCGTCAGCTTCGATCAGCTCATACACCTCTTCAGGAAATACTACAGCATGGAGATGTCCGGGGAGGAGATCGTAGAATTCCTCGAAAAATCACCGTACGACATCTCCATCGATCAGGACAAGCAGCAGATCGTCATCGACGACATGAATTATGCGCAGTATGAGATGGTGCGTAAACTGCAGGGGGACAGGCCGTACTACGAGCCTGAGTTCGCCAAGTTCATCAAATTCAGCGATCCGAACTACATTGATGAATCGAAACATCACAGACAACTGAAGGAATGGGTGAAGGCGAACGTAGATGTGCCTGCAGGGAAGCACCACAGCATCTACATCTCGCTGCTCCAGCTCATCATGCAGGGGTCTAAACGTGATGAAATCGTCCAGTATCTGATGACATTGAATGTGGAATTCAGCAATGTGGAAACGCAGCGCGGCTTTTTCGATATGATCGCCGGCATCGTTGAAAATACACGGCACTTCAAATACCGGGGGCATAAGGAGTCGGAACTGAAGACGCAGACCGTCGTCAAAGAGGTCAAGGTCGGCAGGAACGATCCATGTCCATGTGGAAGCGGCAAGAAATATAAAAAATGCTGCGGCAGATGA
- a CDS encoding ATP-grasp domain-containing protein, with protein sequence MSTINVLVTGIGGPIAQGLIQGLKKRQDVTVIGVDRRTVTAGHQFCDRTYRVPRYTNVEAYLDRLNGIIEKEGIDVIFPSLHEEVNIFHENRDVLKPLIALPTSRDFDVLMHKEHVYQKLESMGHGKYIPKYRGFNTEEELKEINSSLFADDSHFVVKTVDSYASLGFAILTSKENYLDALKNGKKHTIDFEDYCRIIDPSERKLAMELINGQEYSVDVYLHRGKVVVAVPRERTGVSNNIVLDGIVVNHEDLIQASKDITESLVEDGFINIQFMENDTGYKLTDINPRFCGSQVMSLGANVNFPSLFIEYLHLGNEVPVEPVWNTRMLRFRDQIFVHED encoded by the coding sequence ATGAGTACAATAAATGTTTTAGTGACCGGCATAGGCGGCCCCATAGCCCAGGGTCTGATCCAGGGTCTGAAGAAAAGGCAGGATGTTACGGTGATCGGTGTCGACCGCCGCACGGTTACAGCCGGTCATCAGTTCTGCGACCGCACTTACCGGGTCCCGCGCTATACCAATGTAGAAGCCTATCTGGACAGGCTGAATGGAATCATTGAAAAAGAGGGAATCGATGTCATCTTCCCTTCACTGCATGAAGAGGTCAATATATTCCATGAAAACCGCGATGTCCTCAAGCCGCTCATCGCTCTGCCGACCAGCAGGGACTTTGATGTGCTGATGCACAAGGAACATGTATACCAGAAGCTCGAATCGATGGGTCACGGCAAATACATACCAAAGTACCGCGGTTTCAATACGGAAGAAGAATTGAAGGAAATCAATTCCTCACTATTTGCGGATGACTCCCATTTCGTAGTCAAGACGGTCGACAGCTATGCCTCATTGGGCTTCGCCATCCTGACCAGCAAGGAGAATTATCTTGATGCCCTGAAGAACGGCAAAAAGCATACCATCGACTTCGAAGACTACTGTAGGATCATCGACCCGTCCGAACGCAAGCTGGCGATGGAACTCATCAATGGCCAGGAATACAGTGTCGATGTCTATCTTCATAGGGGAAAAGTCGTCGTCGCCGTTCCTCGTGAACGTACAGGCGTCTCCAACAACATCGTCCTCGATGGCATAGTGGTCAACCATGAGGATCTGATCCAGGCCTCCAAGGATATTACTGAAAGTCTTGTGGAGGATGGCTTCATCAACATACAGTTCATGGAAAACGACACCGGCTACAAGCTCACAGACATCAATCCGCGTTTCTGCGGCAGCCAGGTCATGAGCCTCGGTGCCAACGTCAACTTTCCTTCATTGTTCATCGAATATCTCCACCTCGGGAATGAAGTGCCCGTTGAGCCTGTCTGGAATACACGCATGCTCAGGTTCAGGGATCAGATATTCGTACATGAAGACTGA
- a CDS encoding AEC family transporter, translating into MNEFIFIFANIILPIGLIVATGYIIQLKFSLDRSTLAKLSIHYVMPAFIFMSLYESSIDFALLINVMMFLIIYAAASFIVVKLIARLLGLSRDRTVLFTNSNLFYNAGNYGVPVNDLVFRSDPYAMSIQVMMVVFQNMFAFSYGIFSLSAKNVGRTKALLGYFKMPIFYGLVLGLTFNYFNIQVPAPVETSLDYMRSAMIGLVVFILGAQIAGIKFRRLRWSALAGALSRLLIGPVLAVGLLLLFNIEGVVAQAILITTAMPAAVNSAIIAQEYSDDPEYAAEIVMMSTLLSALTVSSVIYIALAIF; encoded by the coding sequence ATGAATGAATTCATATTTATCTTCGCAAATATCATATTGCCGATCGGACTGATTGTGGCGACGGGATATATCATCCAGCTCAAATTCAGTCTTGACCGTTCGACGCTGGCTAAGCTGAGCATCCATTATGTGATGCCGGCCTTCATATTCATGAGCCTGTATGAATCCTCCATCGACTTTGCGCTGCTCATCAACGTGATGATGTTTCTGATCATCTATGCTGCCGCTTCCTTCATCGTCGTGAAGTTGATTGCGCGGCTGCTCGGGCTGAGCCGGGACAGGACTGTGCTTTTTACCAACTCCAACCTGTTCTATAATGCCGGCAACTATGGGGTGCCCGTGAATGACCTGGTTTTCAGGAGTGATCCCTATGCGATGAGCATCCAGGTGATGATGGTGGTATTCCAGAACATGTTCGCGTTCTCCTACGGCATATTTTCATTGAGTGCAAAAAATGTCGGCAGGACGAAGGCGCTGCTCGGCTATTTCAAGATGCCCATATTCTACGGGCTCGTCCTGGGTCTCACATTCAACTATTTCAACATCCAGGTTCCGGCGCCGGTCGAAACATCACTGGACTATATGAGGAGCGCAATGATCGGCCTTGTGGTCTTCATACTGGGGGCACAGATTGCAGGCATAAAGTTCAGGCGGCTCAGATGGAGTGCCCTGGCAGGTGCGTTGAGCCGGCTCCTCATCGGCCCGGTGCTGGCAGTCGGACTGCTGCTCCTCTTCAATATTGAAGGGGTGGTGGCGCAGGCCATACTGATTACAACAGCGATGCCTGCTGCCGTCAACAGTGCAATCATCGCCCAGGAGTACAGTGATGATCCGGAGTACGCAGCGGAGATCGTGATGATGAGCACGCTGCTGAGCGCATTGACGGTCTCAAGCGTCATCTATATCGCCCTGGCCATATTCTGA
- a CDS encoding glycerate kinase has protein sequence MKIVVAPDSYKGTLDQYEVANVMSQSLEEQGHSCVMKPMSDGGDGLLQCFRSEGYNRVVTNVTGPEGRTVEAEYYMKEGTAVIETAEACGLHLITDSHPSDRTTFGVGELLMHAADQGVEHIILGLGGSATNDGGYGMFMALGGAAIDEADLPIGVFNRDIPKISELNVQSLRRFEKIKLTIASDVTHPLLGPKGAVHTFGPQKGIDEADLDRFADMLVHLAEKAADAFPVDHTDSPGAGAAGGLGWMLLNIGAEMQSGGELIAEMIHLEKEIMEADAVITGEGKSDRQTLGGKAPSVVADLAEKHHKPCHLVSGQVTEDLSDYFDGTHALVDADNDVDQVISDTAFHLNRKMKEIFPK, from the coding sequence ATGAAGATAGTTGTGGCACCAGATTCATATAAGGGCACACTCGACCAGTATGAAGTGGCGAACGTGATGTCACAAAGCCTTGAAGAGCAAGGACATTCCTGTGTCATGAAACCCATGAGCGACGGCGGGGACGGACTGCTCCAATGCTTCCGGAGCGAAGGCTACAACAGGGTCGTCACCAATGTGACAGGACCGGAAGGCAGGACTGTCGAAGCTGAATATTATATGAAGGAAGGCACCGCAGTCATAGAGACTGCGGAAGCATGCGGCCTCCACCTCATCACTGACTCCCATCCTTCAGACCGCACGACTTTCGGTGTGGGGGAACTGCTCATGCATGCCGCCGATCAGGGGGTGGAACATATCATATTGGGGCTCGGTGGATCAGCGACGAACGACGGCGGATATGGGATGTTCATGGCCCTGGGGGGTGCTGCCATCGATGAAGCAGACCTCCCTATAGGGGTCTTCAACAGGGATATCCCAAAAATTTCGGAACTGAATGTCCAATCACTGCGCAGATTCGAGAAAATCAAATTGACCATCGCTTCTGATGTCACCCATCCCCTTCTAGGGCCGAAAGGGGCAGTCCACACCTTCGGTCCCCAAAAGGGAATAGATGAAGCAGATCTCGACCGCTTTGCAGACATGCTCGTCCACCTTGCAGAAAAGGCAGCCGATGCTTTCCCTGTGGACCATACGGATAGTCCAGGTGCTGGAGCCGCCGGAGGACTTGGCTGGATGCTCCTCAATATCGGTGCCGAGATGCAGAGTGGCGGCGAACTGATTGCTGAAATGATCCACCTTGAAAAAGAAATCATGGAGGCGGATGCCGTAATTACCGGTGAGGGGAAGAGCGACCGGCAGACCCTTGGCGGAAAAGCACCCTCTGTTGTGGCAGACCTTGCTGAGAAGCACCATAAGCCGTGTCATCTTGTATCAGGACAAGTCACCGAAGACCTCTCGGATTATTTTGATGGCACACATGCGCTCGTCGATGCCGACAATGATGTGGATCAGGTCATATCCGATACGGCCTTTCATTTGAACAGGAAGATGAAGGAGATATTCCCAAAATAA
- a CDS encoding acetamidase/formamidase family protein, with product MKHSLDKSHFYYAMSKDNETALKVNPGDTVEIRTHDCFQGQITSQDTVLDTVDWDQINPATGPIYIEGIKRGDVLKVTIDDITLDDRGVMLTGPGLGVMGEQMEGMEAKMFDVDAAGGHVSFNGLELPMNPMIGVIGVAPEGDPINNGTPDRHGGNMDSKKITSGADLYLPVFHDGALFGLGDVHAKMGDGEISVSGLEIGSTVTVTLDKARNMTTGHPVVIDEEGIYMMVSHESLDAAVDESVRQMIALLHPHTDLSLSELTMLMSLVGETQINQVVDPLKTARFFVPKSVLDHYNISFS from the coding sequence ATGAAACATTCACTGGATAAATCACATTTCTATTATGCAATGTCCAAGGACAACGAAACCGCGCTTAAAGTGAACCCCGGCGATACGGTCGAAATAAGGACACATGACTGTTTCCAGGGGCAGATCACCTCTCAAGATACTGTACTCGACACGGTCGACTGGGATCAGATCAACCCTGCCACAGGCCCTATATATATTGAAGGTATCAAACGGGGGGATGTGCTTAAAGTGACGATCGACGACATCACCCTGGATGACAGGGGGGTCATGCTGACAGGACCCGGACTCGGTGTCATGGGAGAGCAGATGGAAGGCATGGAAGCAAAAATGTTCGATGTCGATGCTGCAGGCGGCCATGTCTCCTTCAATGGCCTGGAATTACCCATGAATCCAATGATCGGCGTCATCGGCGTTGCACCGGAGGGAGACCCCATCAATAATGGGACACCCGACCGCCACGGTGGCAACATGGACAGCAAGAAGATCACTTCAGGTGCCGACCTCTACCTCCCCGTCTTCCATGACGGTGCACTGTTCGGACTCGGTGACGTCCATGCCAAGATGGGCGATGGTGAAATCAGTGTCAGCGGCCTGGAAATCGGATCGACGGTCACGGTGACTTTGGACAAGGCACGCAATATGACGACCGGACACCCGGTCGTCATCGATGAGGAAGGCATCTACATGATGGTTTCCCATGAAAGCTTGGATGCTGCGGTCGATGAATCCGTCAGACAGATGATTGCACTGCTCCATCCCCATACCGATCTGAGCCTTTCTGAGCTCACCATGCTGATGAGCCTCGTCGGGGAAACACAGATCAACCAGGTCGTCGATCCACTCAAGACCGCACGATTTTTCGTTCCGAAGTCCGTGCTGGATCATTATAATATCTCTTTCAGTTAG
- a CDS encoding aldo/keto reductase: MMKITADDVYTLKNGVEMPIIGLGVYKAEDGGQVKDAILAAIDAGYRHIDTASFYGNEKGVGEAIRASDVPRESLFITTKVWNDDLGYEETLKAFEISMDNLGLDYLDLYLIHWPIEGRYTEAWKAMEKLYADGRVKAIGVSNFHRQHLEEVFSMCRTKPMVNQLEYHPHLAQKEMHEFCKMHDIQLEAWAPLKRGGLFEEPIIQALVEKHGKTPAQIILRWDIQNRVSTIPKSITPSRIQENIDVFDFELSDADMKKIDSLDSNQRMGKNPDNFSFE; encoded by the coding sequence ATGATGAAAATTACTGCGGATGATGTCTATACATTGAAAAACGGTGTGGAAATGCCCATCATCGGCCTCGGTGTCTACAAGGCAGAAGACGGGGGCCAGGTGAAGGATGCCATACTGGCTGCAATTGATGCAGGCTACCGTCATATTGACACGGCATCCTTCTATGGTAATGAAAAGGGTGTAGGCGAAGCGATCAGGGCTTCAGATGTGCCACGGGAGTCCCTGTTCATAACGACGAAGGTGTGGAATGACGATTTGGGCTATGAGGAGACATTGAAAGCCTTTGAAATCAGCATGGACAACCTTGGACTGGATTACCTGGACCTCTACCTGATCCATTGGCCGATTGAAGGGAGATATACGGAAGCATGGAAGGCGATGGAAAAGCTTTATGCGGACGGCAGGGTTAAGGCGATCGGAGTGAGCAACTTCCACAGGCAGCACCTCGAAGAGGTGTTCTCGATGTGCCGCACCAAGCCGATGGTCAATCAGCTGGAATACCATCCACATCTGGCCCAGAAGGAAATGCATGAGTTCTGCAAAATGCATGATATCCAGCTGGAAGCTTGGGCGCCCCTGAAGCGCGGCGGCCTCTTCGAGGAGCCCATCATTCAGGCGCTCGTAGAGAAACATGGCAAAACACCGGCGCAGATCATTTTGAGATGGGATATCCAGAACAGGGTGTCGACGATACCAAAATCCATCACACCATCACGTATACAGGAAAATATCGATGTTTTCGATTTCGAACTCAGTGATGCAGACATGAAGAAGATCGACAGTCTCGATTCCAATCAGCGGATGGGGAAGAACCCCGACAACTTCAGCTTTGAATAA
- a CDS encoding chromate transporter, translating to MIYLQIFLAFFIPGVLGYGGGPASIPLVEQEVVQNYEWMDSQEFAEVLALGNALPGPIATKMAGFIGFEVGGVLGSVVAVTATVMPSLMLMVFLAGLLYRLKGTKKFETLTTLIRPVIAILLGIIAYDFFSNAFADSGSLHTIILIVASFLMLTKFNVHPALVIIFGLVYGAFLL from the coding sequence ATGATCTATCTGCAGATATTCCTCGCCTTCTTCATCCCAGGAGTTCTGGGTTATGGCGGGGGACCTGCTTCAATTCCGCTGGTGGAGCAGGAAGTGGTGCAGAACTATGAATGGATGGATTCCCAGGAGTTTGCGGAAGTGCTGGCACTGGGCAATGCACTTCCGGGGCCGATAGCGACGAAGATGGCCGGCTTCATCGGCTTTGAAGTCGGTGGCGTCCTCGGTTCGGTGGTGGCGGTCACTGCAACGGTGATGCCGTCACTGATGCTCATGGTCTTTCTTGCAGGACTGCTCTACAGATTGAAGGGGACGAAGAAGTTCGAAACGCTGACGACGCTGATCCGTCCGGTCATCGCGATTCTGCTCGGCATCATCGCATACGACTTCTTCAGCAACGCCTTCGCGGACTCAGGCAGTCTGCATACCATCATATTGATTGTGGCAAGTTTCCTCATGCTGACGAAGTTCAATGTCCATCCTGCACTGGTCATCATTTTCGGGCTCGTTTATGGGGCATTCCTGCTGTAG
- a CDS encoding chromate transporter: MHLKIFWVFFKVGMLGYGGGPSSIPLVHKEVVDTHKWMTNEAFQDALAIGNVLPGPIATKLGGYIGYLQKGWLGLANAVFATILPTIILMIILLKLFTEFKDLEWVQGMSNGVMPVVGVMLAILTYEFLAKAKARTTWQFIILFTLIAFLLLVVLEIHPAIIILFIVVFSLFRKEGRI, from the coding sequence ATGCATTTAAAAATTTTTTGGGTATTTTTCAAAGTAGGCATGCTCGGGTATGGTGGGGGACCGTCCTCCATCCCCCTTGTACATAAGGAAGTCGTCGATACGCACAAGTGGATGACGAATGAAGCGTTCCAGGACGCACTCGCAATAGGGAACGTACTGCCGGGTCCGATAGCGACGAAGCTCGGCGGCTATATCGGATATCTCCAGAAAGGATGGCTGGGGCTTGCCAATGCAGTGTTCGCAACGATTCTGCCGACCATCATACTGATGATCATCCTGCTGAAGCTCTTCACCGAATTCAAGGATCTCGAATGGGTCCAGGGGATGAGCAATGGCGTCATGCCGGTGGTCGGCGTCATGCTGGCGATACTCACCTATGAATTCCTCGCCAAGGCAAAGGCACGGACGACATGGCAGTTCATCATACTGTTCACGCTCATCGCCTTTCTCCTGCTGGTGGTGCTTGAAATCCACCCGGCGATCATCATCCTCTTCATCGTAGTATTCAGTCTCTTCAGGAAGGAGGGACGCATATGA